The proteins below come from a single Parafrankia discariae genomic window:
- the rplC gene encoding 50S ribosomal protein L3, whose amino-acid sequence MLNRNYRGLLGTKLGMTQVWDANNRVVPVTVIQAGPNVVTQVKTPDSDGYSAVQLGYGEIDPRRINKPMRGHFETSGATPRRHLVELRTADAGNYRPGQQLTGEVFDAGQVVDVTGTSKGKGFAGVMKRHGFKGLGAGHGVERKHRSPGSVGGCATPGRVFKGLRMAGRMGHDRVTVAGLTIHAVDTERGFLLIKGAIPGPDGGLVFVRSAAKRPAPEPAAPVAAAVATGTGEEASA is encoded by the coding sequence ATGCTCAACCGCAATTACAGAGGGCTCCTGGGCACCAAGCTCGGGATGACCCAGGTATGGGACGCGAACAACCGCGTCGTGCCGGTCACCGTCATCCAGGCCGGCCCCAACGTCGTGACCCAGGTCAAGACACCCGACTCCGACGGCTACTCGGCCGTCCAGCTCGGCTACGGCGAGATCGACCCGCGCCGGATCAACAAGCCGATGCGTGGTCACTTCGAGACCTCCGGTGCCACCCCCCGGCGGCACCTCGTCGAGCTGCGCACCGCGGACGCCGGCAACTACCGGCCCGGCCAGCAGCTGACCGGTGAGGTGTTCGACGCCGGCCAGGTGGTCGACGTCACCGGCACCTCCAAGGGCAAGGGCTTCGCCGGTGTCATGAAGCGACACGGCTTCAAGGGCCTGGGCGCCGGTCACGGTGTCGAGCGCAAGCATCGCTCCCCGGGTTCCGTCGGCGGCTGCGCCACTCCGGGACGGGTCTTCAAGGGCCTGCGGATGGCGGGCCGGATGGGGCACGACCGCGTGACCGTGGCCGGGCTGACCATCCACGCCGTCGACACCGAGCGTGGCTTTCTGCTGATCAAGGGCGCGATTCCCGGCCCCGACGGCGGTCTGGTCTTCGTTCGCAGCGCGGCCAAGCGCCCCGCTCCGGAGCCGGCCGCTCCGGTGGCGGCCGCCGTGGCCACCGGCACCGGTGAGGAGGCCTCGGCATGA
- the rpsJ gene encoding 30S ribosomal protein S10, protein MAAQKIRIRLKAYDHEVIDSSARKIVETVTRTGAQVAGPVPLPTEKNVYCVIRSPHKYKDSREHFEMRTHKRLIDILDPTPKTVDSLMRLDLPAGVDIEIKL, encoded by the coding sequence ATGGCGGCACAGAAGATCCGCATCCGGCTCAAGGCCTATGACCACGAGGTCATCGACAGCTCGGCGCGGAAGATCGTCGAGACCGTGACGCGTACCGGTGCGCAGGTCGCGGGTCCGGTGCCGCTGCCGACGGAGAAGAACGTCTACTGCGTCATCCGGTCGCCGCACAAGTACAAGGACAGCCGCGAGCACTTCGAGATGCGGACGCACAAGCGGCTGATCGACATTCTTGACCCGACGCCGAAGACGGTCGACTCGCTGATGCGCCTCGACCTGCCCGCCGGCGTGGACATCGAGATCAAGCTGTAA